Below is a window of Culturomica massiliensis DNA.
TTTATACACATTTTTCAGGTAAGTATCCAATTCAGCAAAAGAAGTGAACTTATCTATTCTTCCATCCGGGAAACGGAGGATAAAATCATCCGGAGCAGCAGCTTGTAGCAGAAAGGCTACATCTTTCCCTTCCGTTGCACAACAAAATCCGTTACGCATCAAAATATTATTCACCCAGAACAACAATTCGCCGGATGCCTCCACCTGCACTTGTATTCCTTGCGATGGCAAAGGCCGGAAGCTACCGCTCGTTTTGTCAAAGACAATCTCATTGCGGGCAAAAAAATGATCCATCGTTCCCCGAAATACCAACTCTTCCGTAATGCCGCATTGGAGTCCTTCTGTCCGGGAAAGCAGCCACAGGCGGTCACTCAGTAACAGCGCCTGCTCCAGATCATGCGTCGAAAGCAGAATCGTCTTCCCCTGCTCTGCCGCCAATTTATGTAACAAACTCATAATTTCGATCCGGCTGACAACATCCAGAAAAGCCGTCGGTTCATCCAACAAAAGTACGGGACATTCTTGTGCCAATGCTCTTGCAATCATAACCTTTTGACGTTCCCCATCAGACAGTTCCGCCACATAATGATCCGCTTTCGCACCGATTCCCACTGCATCTAAAGAATCCCGGATAATTGTGTAATCTTTTTCTTTCAAACGTCCGAAAAAACCGGTATGCGGATGACGTCCCAAAGACACCAGATCGAATACCGTCAAGCCGCCGGTCATCGTCTTATCTGTCAATACAAGGCCTATTTTCCGGGAAATTTCCTGTTCGGTACAGACAGACAATTCCCTTCCTTCCAACAGTATACTTCCCCCCAACGGACGCTGCGATCCACTGATAGTCCGCAGCAATGTAGATTTCCCGGCTCCGTTAGGCCCCAATAAACAGGTCAATTCTCCACGACGAAGTCCGAAAGAAAGCTCCGTATATAATACTTTTCTCCCTCGTCTTCCCAAGCGGTAACCGATGGATAAATTCCTGGCTTCTATCATTGAATCTCGCTGCATATATTTAACCGAAGGCTTACAAGCCTCTAACCGTTGATTTAACTCAATTGAAATATTGTATCTTTTTCTGATTGACAATCACATAAATAATAACCGGAGCTCCTAATACCGGTGTAATGGCATTCAAAGGAATCACTCCGGCACTTCCCGGCAACACACTCAATAAGTTACACAACAAAGCTATGAAAGAACCGCATAACAAGGTCACCGGCATCAATAATTTGTGATTTGAGGTACCCAGCATCAACCGGGCAATATGGGGCACAGCCAAACCGATAAAAGCAACCGGACCGCAGAATGCCGTCGTGACAGCCGTCAATATTCCCGTACTGATCAATAACAATATACGTACCCGCTTTACGTTAACCCCCAGATTCTCCGCATACCGCTCTCCCAGCAACAAAGCGTTCAAAGGCTTGATCAACACCAAAGCCAATAGCAATCCCAAGGCCAGTATACCGCAAAAATAAGGCAATTGTTCGGCCGATACACCCGAAAAATCGCCCATACCCCACATGGTATACGAAAATACCCCTTCGGCCGTAGAAAAAAAGTTCAGTAAAGAGATTGCCGAAGAAGTGATATAGCCGATCATGATTCCGATGATCAGAAGCATCACATTACTCCGAATCAAAGTCGAAAAAAAGATAATGATACCCAATATCGTAATGGCTCCGGTAAATGCACCGAATATAACCGCCATATAACCTGAAAAAGAAAGCCCGACAACCACACCTCCGACTGTACCTCCATACAGCAGCATCACCAAAGCCACTCCCAGACTCGCCCCCGAATCAATACCCAGGATAGAAGGCCCGGCCAACGGATTGGCAAAAACCGTCTGTAACATCAAACCGGCTACAGCCAAGGCAGCTCCGGCAAACATGGCCGTTACAGCCTGCGGCAAACGGGTTTGCAAAATAATATACATCCAGGTATCCTTTTCCGTCCCTTCACCCATCAATATGGACAAGACCGAACGAAAAGGAATCTTCGCCGATCCCAGGAACAGATTGGCAGCGAATAAAATACCCAAAAGTAATAATATACACCAGACGATACGATACTTCATTTATCCAGTTTTTAATTTCAGATTAACGAAACTACAGTTCCGATTCGTATCTCAATCAAAACCGTAAATCGTAAACCCAAAACTCTTTTCAACCTTATATCCCGATCTACAATCTAAAATCTAAAATTTAAAATTTAAAATTTAAAATCCCCCTCCCTCACTCTTTCATCTTGCTGTAATACCTCAATTGATAATCAGGCAAAAGTTCGGGATGAAAAATCTTTACCAAATCCTTCAACAGATAATCCGGACGAATCGGAACCTCTTCATAATAGGGAACAACTCCCGTATTACAGGTAAAGATATTGTGTTTTTTCCAGGCTGCAAAATTAGCATAGGGAGTATATTCCCGTTTCAAATCTTCGTAACTCATTTCCTGTGCCCGGTTGTACTTAATCAACCAAAAGTCAGCCTCACCACCCTGTTCAAAAACACTTTCAAAAGACAAGGGAAATGAACCGGCATGCTCATCGTCTTTCCAGCAATAACCGGCTCCGGCATCCTGAAGGAAACGGCCCATATAACTGCGGCCTCCGGAAATATACCACATAGAGCCGTATTTCATTTCCGTCACCACAGAAGGACGCTCCTCAACGCTATCTACTAAAGCTTTTACGGCATTATATGACTCAACAATTTCTTTAAAAAGCGAATCGGCTAAAGCCTCTTTTCCAAAAAACAAAGCCTGGAAACGAATCCATTCCGCCCGTCCCAAGGGAGTCGACTCCATATAATCCACGCATTTGATCTGTGGAATTCCGGTTTTCTCCACCCGTCCATAAGGGGCATTGCTTAAAGGAGAAGTAATCATAGCATCCGGCTCCAATTCAATCAATTTTTCCACATCGGGGGCGGAAGCTTCACCGATATCCGTAATTTTACCCTCCGCCAATCCCCGGCACACAAAATCCAAATCGATATAACGCGATTCACAAACCCCGATTAATTCATCGCGTACACCCAACATTTCCAACCAACCGCAATGTACCGATGTCGCTGCAACGACTCTTTCCAAAGGCACCCGTACTACAATCCCCGGCGGTAAATCCGCCGGCAATTCACGATCCCGGGCTACAAGAACATAATGTGCCAATAATTTGGTCGTATCCCAGGGATCACGAATGCTCACCTCCGTATAATCAGCACCACGACGTACCGTATACCCCGTAGCGTATTCTACCCGGCAATTTTCTTTACCTTCCTGTTGTGTTTTACCTTTCTGCCCGCAAGATACAAGCAGAAAGATAAAAACCGATATCAGACAAAATGCGGATCGTCTCATTCGAAAAATACGGCATTATTAGGTGAAATACCACCACTACCGAATTTTTTAATCAACTTTCCATTCCTGGAAAAACGATAAACATCACCGGTATTGGTATAATCGGAAGTACCGATGTAAATATCTCCGGTATACGGATCTATTTCCATCATCATAATACTTTCGGTTTTCAAAGACTCAGCATCTCCGGTCAGGGTCAGGAAAGAGTTTTCGTTCAATTTCCTTGTCTTCGCATTGTAAGTGAAAAAGTTATTCGTCGTCACATAAGGCTTAACAGACCAGTCGGTAACGGAGTTTACCAAATATATTATATCGCCATGCGCTGTCATTTTTGTGGCAACAGCAATATTATCACAGGTGCCGTTTGCAACGTTCAGACGCTGCAACGCATAAGGGATATCTCCGTAATTCCCATAAGAAAGTACATAAATATCACCGGCAGCCTCGACGATAAGATTCGGATTCTGTACAACCGTGATTATCTTTTCAACCGTAAAAATACCTAAATTGATGACAGAAACCGTCGTACCGGCTCCATAACCGGAATTGGCCACATACAATTTATCATTTTCTTCTACAATCTGTTCCGGATTAGCACCGACAGTAACATACTTCTCAATCGTCAGATCAGTCGTATCTATGCGGGCCACCTGGCCGCTCCAAAGCGTAACGTATAATTTTCCGTCTTCTGCCGCCATATACCGGGGCTGACCATCAGCCGGAGAGAACGTAATCGCTTTCAATTCTCTGCCCAGGCTATCCAATTTCACCAAACGACTCGAACCGTACACTGTTATATACACCCGATTTCCATAGGTAATCATGTCCTGACCGGCATCCCCCAATTTTTTATCGTTCAGCGCATAATACAAATCGGCAGTTATTCCTCCCGTCTTCGGATTATAGGCCGTAATACTGGCATTATTTCCCTGATAACTTCCTTCGTTAAGAATCAATATTCCTGACGTAATATCATCGTCATCGTCGTCATCATCGCTGCAGGATATAAAACAACTGACGGATAAAAGGCATAAAGCACTCAAAAATAAACTTCTGAATTTCATTTTTTTCTATTTAAATTAAACCATACTATTAAAACCAAACCATACCTTTAAAATCTTAGATTGACGATTAAACAAATCGGATAACGAATCAGTTTGTCAAACAATTTAAAATCCATACCTACCTCGATTTTGATTCACGATTCCTCCTTTTTGCAGGAGAGGATTATAGGTATAATCTAAAATCATCAATCTAAAATCTAAAATCATCAATCTAAAATTAAAACACCCAGGTCATACCCAAACGATAGGATCGTCCCGGCATGGGGTAAAACTGAATCACATCGTATTGCTTATCCGTAAAATTGATTAACTCAGCCTGGATGCGCAACCGGCAACTCTTCAACACAAACTCCCGGGATACCGAAGCCGAATGCTCCGCATACCCATCGATACGATTGGCCCGGATATTTTGAGGCAAACTGTAGCGTTCTCCGGCTCCCATAACGGTATAAGCCACATTCGCCCAAGGCATCTCCAGATTCAGAGCTCCGTTTCCGGAATGCTTCGGTGTATAAGGTATCTGGTCCTTATAATTTTTGTCTTTCGAATTGGTAACGTCGATCGCTTTCTGATAGGTATAACCGCCCGATATACGCAACCGGATATCCTCCCTGAAAGCCAACGTTACGGCTAAAGCGACATCCACACCGGTAATATCCACTTCTCCCAGATTCATCATCTTCCATACATAGGTCGTCGGCCGGGCGACAATTTTATCCTCTACCCGGTTGTAATACCCGTCGACAGTCAGTGATACATAAGGAACAACTTCCGTCAAACTCCCGTTCCAGGTTATTCCGGCATTGAACTCTTTTGCCAATTCCGGTTTCAACCCGGTATTTCCCATACGCAGGTAATACAAATCATTAAACGTAGGTACCCGGAACGTACTCTTATACAAAAAACGGAAATACAAATTCTCTCTCTCCCAAGGTCGTAGTGACAAACTTACCGCTGGAGTCAGTTTTTCCCGGTTTTTAGGTCGTTTCCCGCTTTTCACGTCATCTATCGTATACGTATTCAGCAAATTAGCCGTCAATGACATAAAACGATACTGATATTTGACGGCCAATGCTGACAGTAAAGTATAACGTGTCGGGAAAGGACATTCCGGAAGATTATTCCACAATTTGTTTACAGACAAATCGGTAGCCCATGAAACGGATAAATTTTTCCGGGGCTGATATAAAGCGGTAACCGTCCCGTAATATTCATGCTGGCGATTCCGGTCGATCTGTTCCCCGTTCTCATATTTTACGTTGACGTCCTTGTATTTATTCCAGGAATAATTGTATTTCAATGCCGCTTTCAATGTCCATGCCCGGTTAAAACGTTTCTCATACCCGGCCTGGGCAAAGAAATTCTGATCCCACAACCGTTCCTTATTATAGGGATTATAATAAATCACACCTCCCGGCAGTCCCCGTTCCGACTGAAAATAGTAAGCCTTAGCCGTCAACTGGCTGCTATCTCTCAATAGCGTGTAAAGATTTGCTTCCGTATGCCAGGACAAAATATCCGAATTGTAACGTTTCTCCCGGGTGACCAATTTGCCGTTCTCCAAAGTAAAAGGATATGCACCGTCTGCCCGCAGAAAATTACCGTCGACGGACAAAGTTGTCCGGTCTGTCACCTTAGCGGCATACCGAAGGTAAGGATTCACCATTCCGAAAGAACCGCCTTTTACCCGGGCTTGCAGGCTATATTTCCGATTATGAACAAATACGGGCCGTTCGGTTTGAATACTCAGTACACCGGCAGAAGCAAACATTTTAGCCGGTTGGAAAATACCATCCTCCTGTCCTACGGCTAACGAAACCCGGGCCACATTATCAAGTGAAAAACGACCGATATCGATTTGCCC
It encodes the following:
- a CDS encoding ABC transporter ATP-binding protein, producing the protein MQRDSMIEARNLSIGYRLGRRGRKVLYTELSFGLRRGELTCLLGPNGAGKSTLLRTISGSQRPLGGSILLEGRELSVCTEQEISRKIGLVLTDKTMTGGLTVFDLVSLGRHPHTGFFGRLKEKDYTIIRDSLDAVGIGAKADHYVAELSDGERQKVMIARALAQECPVLLLDEPTAFLDVVSRIEIMSLLHKLAAEQGKTILLSTHDLEQALLLSDRLWLLSRTEGLQCGITEELVFRGTMDHFFARNEIVFDKTSGSFRPLPSQGIQVQVEASGELLFWVNNILMRNGFCCATEGKDVAFLLQAAAPDDFILRFPDGRIDKFTSFAELDTYLKNVYKL
- a CDS encoding iron ABC transporter permease, whose amino-acid sequence is MKYRIVWCILLLLGILFAANLFLGSAKIPFRSVLSILMGEGTEKDTWMYIILQTRLPQAVTAMFAGAALAVAGLMLQTVFANPLAGPSILGIDSGASLGVALVMLLYGGTVGGVVVGLSFSGYMAVIFGAFTGAITILGIIIFFSTLIRSNVMLLIIGIMIGYITSSAISLLNFFSTAEGVFSYTMWGMGDFSGVSAEQLPYFCGILALGLLLALVLIKPLNALLLGERYAENLGVNVKRVRILLLISTGILTAVTTAFCGPVAFIGLAVPHIARLMLGTSNHKLLMPVTLLCGSFIALLCNLLSVLPGSAGVIPLNAITPVLGAPVIIYVIVNQKKIQYFN
- a CDS encoding ABC transporter substrate-binding protein; translation: MRRSAFCLISVFIFLLVSCGQKGKTQQEGKENCRVEYATGYTVRRGADYTEVSIRDPWDTTKLLAHYVLVARDRELPADLPPGIVVRVPLERVVAATSVHCGWLEMLGVRDELIGVCESRYIDLDFVCRGLAEGKITDIGEASAPDVEKLIELEPDAMITSPLSNAPYGRVEKTGIPQIKCVDYMESTPLGRAEWIRFQALFFGKEALADSLFKEIVESYNAVKALVDSVEERPSVVTEMKYGSMWYISGGRSYMGRFLQDAGAGYCWKDDEHAGSFPLSFESVFEQGGEADFWLIKYNRAQEMSYEDLKREYTPYANFAAWKKHNIFTCNTGVVPYYEEVPIRPDYLLKDLVKIFHPELLPDYQLRYYSKMKE
- a CDS encoding YncE family protein, producing MKFRSLFLSALCLLSVSCFISCSDDDDDDDDITSGILILNEGSYQGNNASITAYNPKTGGITADLYYALNDKKLGDAGQDMITYGNRVYITVYGSSRLVKLDSLGRELKAITFSPADGQPRYMAAEDGKLYVTLWSGQVARIDTTDLTIEKYVTVGANPEQIVEENDKLYVANSGYGAGTTVSVINLGIFTVEKIITVVQNPNLIVEAAGDIYVLSYGNYGDIPYALQRLNVANGTCDNIAVATKMTAHGDIIYLVNSVTDWSVKPYVTTNNFFTYNAKTRKLNENSFLTLTGDAESLKTESIMMMEIDPYTGDIYIGTSDYTNTGDVYRFSRNGKLIKKFGSGGISPNNAVFFE
- a CDS encoding TonB-dependent receptor plug domain-containing protein, with the translated sequence MNHDLGRWVCYRLWLTGILATVCYSSVYAQLDTTRIYELQQAEVSAGKRPVVVKAATPLQVVSGQDIVRLGYQNLADVVKRFNGVTVRDYGGIGGLKTVSVRSLGAHHTGVIYDGVAVSNCQAGQIDIGRFSLDNVARVSLAVGQEDGIFQPAKMFASAGVLSIQTERPVFVHNRKYSLQARVKGGSFGMVNPYLRYAAKVTDRTTLSVDGNFLRADGAYPFTLENGKLVTREKRYNSDILSWHTEANLYTLLRDSSQLTAKAYYFQSERGLPGGVIYYNPYNKERLWDQNFFAQAGYEKRFNRAWTLKAALKYNYSWNKYKDVNVKYENGEQIDRNRQHEYYGTVTALYQPRKNLSVSWATDLSVNKLWNNLPECPFPTRYTLLSALAVKYQYRFMSLTANLLNTYTIDDVKSGKRPKNREKLTPAVSLSLRPWERENLYFRFLYKSTFRVPTFNDLYYLRMGNTGLKPELAKEFNAGITWNGSLTEVVPYVSLTVDGYYNRVEDKIVARPTTYVWKMMNLGEVDITGVDVALAVTLAFREDIRLRISGGYTYQKAIDVTNSKDKNYKDQIPYTPKHSGNGALNLEMPWANVAYTVMGAGERYSLPQNIRANRIDGYAEHSASVSREFVLKSCRLRIQAELINFTDKQYDVIQFYPMPGRSYRLGMTWVF